A region of the Chryseobacterium cucumeris genome:
TCATTTCTTCCTTCCGCCCCTTCATACCGCCGGTTTCAATCACTATTAAATTTTCAGGGAAATTCAGGAATTCTTCGCTTTGCTCAGAATGACAGTAATCAAGAAAGTCTAATAAAGCAAAAGAAACTCCGAAAAGAATCACTTTTTTATCCTGCAAGGTGTTCAATAGTTCAAAGAGTTCAGCATGATTATAAAGGAAATATCCGTTTTCCGGCTTGGCAGATTTTTTCATCAGATAATCTACCATATAGATGAGTGATGAATTCTGTCTCTCAAGATAACTTGGAAGCAGCCCCAGAAAAATAAAATCTTCCGGTTTTCCGATGAACTGTTCAAAGCTTTTATAAATACTCTCCTCATAAAGTTCCGGATCTGCGATGAAATGTTTGGAAAGGTTCATCTGGGTGGTTCCTGAACTTTGAAAGAAAAGATCCGTATCCACATTTTTATCCAGAATCTGATGATTTTTAAACATTTCAATAGGAAGAAACGGAATCTTCACCAGACTATCTACCTCATCGGGACTAACCTTCAGAAAATCAACAAATTTCCTGTATATTTCAACATTTTCATATTGATAACGAAATGTTTTCAATGAGGCATTCAGGAAATCCTGTTCAGTCTGTATGTTGAATATATTTTTCAGTTCCATAATTTTTTAAGTTTCTTAATCCCCGGCTGCAGGGCAATTATAGAGATAGAATATTTTTTTAATAATTTTTTAATGCATAAAACCTATTTTGGTAGACTTATTGCAATGACTTATCCGGAATATGGATTAAAAACAAGAGTGGGTTTTCCACCCGTTCGAAAGTTACCTCTTTTTAGAGGTAATTTTTTTTGCTTTATTTTTCAAAAGTTTCCAGTTCAAAATCTTTTTCAAAAACCCCGTAAGTGAAATAGGAAATCCAGTCTCCAAGGTTGATATATTTTGCATTCTGTTCCAGATCCAGTACCATAGGCAGATGTCTGTGTCCATAGATAAAATAATCAATCTTCTGGGTTTTCAGCTTTTCTTTGGAATAAATGATGAGAAACTCTTTATCTTCTCCCAGAAAAGCCTTGTCCTCTTCTCCTGAGATCATTTTATTTTTTTGGGAAAGATACAATGCTACTTTCATCGCAATATCGGGATGAAGCCATTTGAAAAACCATTGTGCCACAGGGTTTGTGAATAATTTTTTCATTCTTTTATAGCCTTTATCTCCAGGTCCCAAACCATCTCCATGGGCCAGCAGA
Encoded here:
- a CDS encoding acyl transferase; the encoded protein is MELKNIFNIQTEQDFLNASLKTFRYQYENVEIYRKFVDFLKVSPDEVDSLVKIPFLPIEMFKNHQILDKNVDTDLFFQSSGTTQMNLSKHFIADPELYEESIYKSFEQFIGKPEDFIFLGLLPSYLERQNSSLIYMVDYLMKKSAKPENGYFLYNHAELFELLNTLQDKKVILFGVSFALLDFLDYCHSEQSEEFLNFPENLIVIETGGMKGRKEEMTKDELLKIFQEGLKTEKIYSEYSMTELLSQAYSLGNNEYECPNWMRIMVRNAEDPLTYQKEGRTGAINIIDLANTHSCSFIATQDLGKIIGDKFQVLGRIDHSDIRGCSLLVS
- a CDS encoding UDP-2,3-diacylglucosamine diphosphatase, with protein sequence MLKTTINLEPGKKVYFASDQHFGAPTPKESKVREERFIRWMDEIKEDAQVLFLMGDLFDFWHEWKHVIPKGYVRVLGKIAELKDRGIHIYFFVGNHDLWMKDYLEEEIGCTVFYQKQYFEMGGKQFLLAHGDGLGPGDKGYKRMKKLFTNPVAQWFFKWLHPDIAMKVALYLSQKNKMISGEEDKAFLGEDKEFLIIYSKEKLKTQKIDYFIYGHRHLPMVLDLEQNAKYINLGDWISYFTYGVFEKDFELETFEK